Proteins encoded within one genomic window of Diceros bicornis minor isolate mBicDic1 chromosome X, mDicBic1.mat.cur, whole genome shotgun sequence:
- the LUZP4 gene encoding LOW QUALITY PROTEIN: leucine zipper protein 4 (The sequence of the model RefSeq protein was modified relative to this genomic sequence to represent the inferred CDS: deleted 1 base in 1 codon) codes for MKKVFCIPNHIGCSKVRKEVEERNHDKKPYQEPSGFKSGQSPLYKQALIKQDKCNGKSKAQAERNGGQSEKNQHQSEGSQRQPEENRHHSERSQGHSERSHCQSKRSRGQLKRSYGQSERFRGQSERSRGHTERSCGQSERFHGQSGRSHGHSERSRGYSERSRATQRDFVVTQRDIMTTQRDLMSYQRDLMSYQRDLMSYQRDLMSYQRDLMVSQRDLMANQGDIEDTHQ; via the exons ATGAAGAAAGTTTTTTGTATCCCTAATCAcattg GATGCTCAAAAGTCAGAAAGGAGGTTGAAGAAAGAAATCATGATAAAAAGCCGTACCAAGAACCTTCTGGATTCAAGTCTGGACAAAGCCCTTTATACAAGCAGGCTTTAATTAAGCAG GATAAGTGCAATGGCAAGTCTAAGGCCCAAGCAGAGAGGAATGGAGGCCAATCAGAGAAGAACCAGCATCAATCGGAAGGATCTCAACGCCAACCGGAAGAAAATCGACACCATTCAGAGAGATCTCAAGGCCACTCAGAGAGATCTCATTGTCAGTCAAAGAGATCTCGAGGGCAATTAAAGAGATCTTATGGCCAATCAGAGAGATTTCGTGGCCAATCAGAGCGATCTCGTGGCCACACAGAAAGATCCTGTGGCCAATCAGAGAGATTTCATGGTCAATCAGGGAGATCTCATGGCCACTCAGAGAGATCTCGTGGCTACTCAGAGAGATCTCGT GCCACTCAGAGAGATTTCGTGGTCACTCAGAGAGATATCATGACCACTCAAAGAGATCTCATGTCCTATCAGAGAGATCTTATGTCCTATCAGAGAGATCTCATGTCCTATCAGAGAGATCTTATGTCCTATCAGAGAGATCTCATGGTCAGTCAGAGAGATCTCATGGCCAATCAGGGAGATATCGAAGACACTCACCAGTAG